TCCACCGCAATTTCCGGCTGGTGGTCCGGGCGTGCCGCTTCGTACTCCAAGGGCGTGCGTATCATCTCCCAGCGCCCGTCCTTGGCATAGATGACGCGCACCCACCCATCGTAGTACGCCACATAGGGCGATCCCAAGGGCGAAATGGTGAGATCGATCCCCTCGCCGACCTTTTTGTCGCCCCTCTCAATCGCGACCGGCACACTCCACGTTCCCCGGTCCCATGTAGTCATAAACAGATCGTAGCTTGTTCCGTTGTAGTCGTCCCAGCGCCAGACTACGTAGATGCGCCCCTGGCCATCGCGGGTGGCGGTAGGGTAACAGTGATTGCGATCACTGCCGTCCCCATAAAGCTTCTCCACCGGACCGAAGGAAGCAGCACCTGGAGCCTTGCGCCGCGCATGCACCTCGGCTAATTCCCCTGTGGTGTACCCCCGGTACACGACATATACCGTGCCATCATTGCTCACGACGATGTTGTTATCCCGACCGGCTCCAAGGTCAACGCGCTGGCTCCATTGCCTTCCCTGGCGCGTGCTGTAATGAAGACCGCCCACCGGGTCTCCCCACACCACATGGGGGTTGCCCAAACCGTCCACGTCGACGTCCGGAGCTTGGCGAAGGCTTGTGTCAGCCCCTCCGGAGTTCGGGATTCGCTCGTCGGGACTCCAACCGTTCTGGTCGTAAAACATATAGTGGACACCGTCGACGTTTGCGTAAACCAGGTGGACGCGTCCAAACCCATCCAAGGCAAGCGACGGGTACACCCCATCGACGCCAATCGGGAAGTCAGCCGTGGTGGCGTCACCTGCGATCAAGAGTTTGTCAATCCTCTTGCTTTGTCCGCTGTGCGATACGTCAAGCACCAGACGAAAACTCCCCGCCCTCGGGATTTGCACGCTCCCGCTCCGTCCTCCACCGAGGTCCATTGCCAGTTGTCCGCCAACTTCGGTGAGAAACCATTTGAAGGCTCCTGGGTCAGTTATGGGAGCGCCGGAAGGGTCATAGGCCTCACCTTCATAATCGATCGGCACGCCGGCCTGAACCAGACCACTTACGGGGCGCACGATCTGGGCAACTAGGGCTACGGATGCTTGCGCGATGAAGCGGAACATCCACCCATCGCCAGGGTCCCCACTGGTACCACTGCCCTGCACGCCGAAATGACAGGGCACATACTGAATCCACTCGCTGTGCCAAAACCAGTAGTTGCCGTTGTCCCGCTCCTGTAGCGCTTCGGCCATGATTGTGGCCTTCGTAGCCTCATCATAGACACCGTTGCTGCCACGATTCAGTTGCTCATTGTTGACCTGCGGCATGTTTCCAGACAGGTGTGGCTGCGGGTGCCCGTGAGTAAAAGCGACGTTCATGCCCGGGATGTTCAAGATTCCCTTGTCTGATATGGGGCTGATGCCGCACAGGCGCTCCGGGTCCACCTCGTGAACTAAGTCTACCAACACCTTCGCTTTGGCGATCAGCACCTCCTGCGAGACAGCAGCACGGTCCGGAAAGACCTCCGGGTACTGATACCCCGAGTGCCCAAATTCGTTGACAATATCCAAAAAAACGTGACGGTAGGGCCGCAGCCAGGCGGTCGCCTCTCGTACGGCGCGGTAGATGGCCTGGTCGCTGTCCCAGTGGTCGCGATCCAATCCCTGCGTCAGGGCTGCCTTCCGGCATTGGCGCTGGTAGAAGTAGCCGACGTTCACCACCATGTCTAGCTCCTTGGTCCGCTCCAGAATGCGCCGCAGCCGGCCCATATACTCGGGCTTTAGCGAGCCGTCGCTGTTGAAAGCGCTGTTGGAATACCACTTGCCGGTACTTGGGTCGCGCTCAAAGCCAGGGTGTCCCCCTTGCAGGTTGATGCCCACCGTGTTTACCCCGTGGCGCTTGTACTCGGGAAGCGCCTCGAGGAAGCGCGCGGTGGTCTCCTCATCCCACAGTGCGTTCACTGTCCGGACGCCCCACATATCGAAGCGCTTGCCATCTAAGTAGAACTTGGTCCCCTGCGTGCTAAGCACCTCCCCTGCGCAGACGGCAGGTACCCACGCGCCGAGCAGCGCCTCCAAGAAAATTCCCATGCAAATGGGCACAAGCAGGCGGCCCTCGAACACGGTGTTCCCTGCAAGACGTCGTTGTTTCATTGCTCCTACCTCCTAAGTCAGCTCCACATGACTCCGGCCAGGAACACTGACAAGAGGCGTACCAAGGCTCGTTAAGATTTCGTAACCGTCTATGCCCCGGAAACCATAGCGCTTGCCACCTTCCGGACTCTGAAAACCCAATTACAGGCGTGTATCAGGCTGCCCGTTCTCGTAATTGGGCTGGTCAGCGACGCAGGGCGTAGACCACGCCGCCCATGGCGCCGTACAGGAGGATCATCCCGAAGCCGATCCAGGTGAAGGCGATGGTCGTGGAAGGAGGGACTCCAAACGGACTAAGGAGGAAGACGAAGGCGTTCTCGCGGATGCCGATGCCATTGATGGAAATGGGGAGCATGGTGAGGAGAGTTGCCACAGGCACAACGAAGAAAAAGTGCCCGATCCCCAGGTTGATGCCCACAGCTTTGGCGATGAGGTAGAAGTGGAGGACGACGTTAGCCTGAAGAAGAAGAGAGTAGCCGATTCCCATGCCAAGGGCCGAGGTCTTGCCGCCAAAGGCACGGAATGCGGCAATCGATCGGCGCGCGAGCCCTGCTAGTCCCCGCTGCGCACCAGAAAGAGGTGGGTCTACCTCACCTCCTGCTTCCTTGCGCCCGGCAAAGATCCAGACCACGAGTGCTACCACTGCGACCAAGCCCAGGAGGATCCCCACGCGCAGCCAGGGCAGGGCCACCTCTCCTTTGGCGCCACCAACCACTACCAGAGCGGCAAACAGCACCAAAGCTAATACGCCAAGAAGTCGATCCACAAGAACCGCGGCAATCGGAGCCCCCTTGCGTCCGGACAGGCGCACCGTGTCGTACGCACGCACCGCATCGCCTCCTACGGTGCTGGGCAAGAAGTTACCGACGAAGATGGCCACACAGTAGGAAGCCAGGAGCGAACGGAAGGGCAGGTGGATTTCCAGAGCGCGGAGCAAGAACTGCCAGCGCAGCGTGCTAATGATGTAGCCCACAAAGAGGAGGGCAAAGGCCGCAGCGAGCGGCCCGGCTTCTGCCTGGCGCATGGCGCTCCAGATTTCCCTCACATTGGCGCGCAGAAAAAGGAGGCCAATGAGGAGGAGGCTCACCGCTGCTCTGAGCGCCAACAGCACCAGCCGTCGTCTGGCTCGGCGTGCCTCGTCCTCCTGGGCAACCGCACCTCCTTTCACGCACGCCTCCTCACCACCTTGGCTGGGACCCCGCCCACGATGCTCATCTTCGGCACATTGCGGTAGACCGCAGCGCCCGCAGCTACCACGCTGCCACTGCCAATCGTCACACCATCGAGCACCACCGCCTGGGCGCCGATCCACACGTTGTCTTCAACTACAATCCCGCCTTTAGAATAGGCCTCCTGCTGCATAATGGGGATGTCCACGCGATCGTAGCGATAGTTCCCCCCGCCAATGAGATAGCAGTAGGCAGCAATGGGGCAATCATTCCCGATGACCACGCTGCTTGCCCCCACCGAGTGAATCACACAGGCCACGCCCAGCGACACATTGTTGCCCACGCGAATTGTCCCGTCCTTGCAGCTCAACACCGAGTACCGACCCAGAATTACATTGTCGCCAATGGTAATGCCGGCGTTACCCTCCCCCTTGGCGTCCAGAACCACAAAGTCATCCACTACTACGTTGTCGCCCAAGTGGATCTTACTCCCGTGCCGGATCGTCACATGCTGGCCAAATATCGGGTTCCTGCCACAGCTACCCAGGAGCATGGGGTAACACTTCTTGCGCAACCAATAGCCGAAAGCGCCTGGCACCCAGCTGGTGAGGGTGATGATCAGCTCATACTTCAACAG
This genomic window from candidate division KSB1 bacterium contains:
- a CDS encoding PKD domain-containing protein; its protein translation is MKQRRLAGNTVFEGRLLVPICMGIFLEALLGAWVPAVCAGEVLSTQGTKFYLDGKRFDMWGVRTVNALWDEETTARFLEALPEYKRHGVNTVGINLQGGHPGFERDPSTGKWYSNSAFNSDGSLKPEYMGRLRRILERTKELDMVVNVGYFYQRQCRKAALTQGLDRDHWDSDQAIYRAVREATAWLRPYRHVFLDIVNEFGHSGYQYPEVFPDRAAVSQEVLIAKAKVLVDLVHEVDPERLCGISPISDKGILNIPGMNVAFTHGHPQPHLSGNMPQVNNEQLNRGSNGVYDEATKATIMAEALQERDNGNYWFWHSEWIQYVPCHFGVQGSGTSGDPGDGWMFRFIAQASVALVAQIVRPVSGLVQAGVPIDYEGEAYDPSGAPITDPGAFKWFLTEVGGQLAMDLGGGRSGSVQIPRAGSFRLVLDVSHSGQSKRIDKLLIAGDATTADFPIGVDGVYPSLALDGFGRVHLVYANVDGVHYMFYDQNGWSPDERIPNSGGADTSLRQAPDVDVDGLGNPHVVWGDPVGGLHYSTRQGRQWSQRVDLGAGRDNNIVVSNDGTVYVVYRGYTTGELAEVHARRKAPGAASFGPVEKLYGDGSDRNHCYPTATRDGQGRIYVVWRWDDYNGTSYDLFMTTWDRGTWSVPVAIERGDKKVGEGIDLTISPLGSPYVAYYDGWVRVIYAKDGRWEMIRTPLEYEAARPDHQPEIAVDGTGKVYVVSSQGDREQMRPESRVVYTVYAPGSGWSTPQPISVSVDQGHGQADAVALQNGVFVVWKDMRGGLYYRILGEGRMTLNQPPVARISAEPRSGPVPLTVQFRGDGSYDPDGQVVSYYWEFGDDKTSREANPVHTYEQAMGYEPRLYVTDDRGATTMEIAYVEVTPGASGGLVENLTPSTYRLAYVREGEPYYVDRDYRVVDVPRAYEGLLWIKTRNADKGDPSLSVRFVVRERTRVYVVHDGRATPPAWLADGFVRTGDSMQVSDTGNSDFRIWQSKRQYQAGEQVTLGPNGTSSGSCSMYVVLLRLEERMADLTPPARVTGVTATP
- a CDS encoding acyltransferase — encoded protein: MPKQKLHRAITDESQSALRRYQMLALGSTRFLDLLKYELIITLTSWVPGAFGYWLRKKCYPMLLGSCGRNPIFGQHVTIRHGSKIHLGDNVVVDDFVVLDAKGEGNAGITIGDNVILGRYSVLSCKDGTIRVGNNVSLGVACVIHSVGASSVVIGNDCPIAAYCYLIGGGNYRYDRVDIPIMQQEAYSKGGIVVEDNVWIGAQAVVLDGVTIGSGSVVAAGAAVYRNVPKMSIVGGVPAKVVRRRA
- a CDS encoding flippase-like domain-containing protein gives rise to the protein MKGGAVAQEDEARRARRRLVLLALRAAVSLLLIGLLFLRANVREIWSAMRQAEAGPLAAAFALLFVGYIISTLRWQFLLRALEIHLPFRSLLASYCVAIFVGNFLPSTVGGDAVRAYDTVRLSGRKGAPIAAVLVDRLLGVLALVLFAALVVVGGAKGEVALPWLRVGILLGLVAVVALVVWIFAGRKEAGGEVDPPLSGAQRGLAGLARRSIAAFRAFGGKTSALGMGIGYSLLLQANVVLHFYLIAKAVGINLGIGHFFFVVPVATLLTMLPISINGIGIRENAFVFLLSPFGVPPSTTIAFTWIGFGMILLYGAMGGVVYALRR